In Pseudomonadota bacterium, the genomic stretch GCCGTCCGTCGCGGTGCGGCGGCCGGTGTGGTCGTAGCTCAGGGACGTGCAAAGGGTATCGTTCGCCTGGGCGCCGCCGGCCACGGGCGTGGCCGTAATCGTGTAGCTATCACCGGCATCCGGCACGGTGGCCGCCAGCGCGTAGTAGCCGTTGGAAGACACCTCATCGGGGAACCCCAGCTGGGACAGGGTGGCGGTGTAGGTGTTGTTGTCGATGTAGAACTTCTCTTGCTCAGCAGCGATCTGCAGCAGGGCGTCCTGGGCGTCCGTGCGGCGTGTGCGCTCCATCTGCTTGCCGTAGTTGGGCAGGGCGAAGGCCGCGATGATGGTGATGATCGCCACCACGATCAGCATCTCGGTGAGCGTGAAGCCGGCGGTGGCCTGCGGCGGGCGCGAGGGGCCCGCCGCCGTCGTGGAGATGTGCTGGCGCCGTAGCGTAAGCGATGGGGCGCCCATCACTTGTTCTGGCGCCAGAAGGTACGCACGGGCGCGTTGCAGATGCCCGGATCGCCGGTTTCCGTGCCGATCAGGAGGGTGACCTGGCTGAAGGGATTTTCGCAGCCGGTGCCGCTGACGCCGTTTTCTACATCGTCTTCTTCGCCGCCGTCACCGTCCTCATCGCCGTCGTCGCCACCGGGATTCTCCGACAGACAGGGGCCATCGCACTCGGTGAAGATCAGGCGCGGCGTGGGCGGGATGCCACCCGCGTCGAGATCCTGGAAGCGGTCTTCCGGGGTGATCCCCCCGTCGTCGATGCCATCGTCCAGCAGCACCGGGGCGCCGCTCACGAGGTCAGCCGTGTAGAGGCGGCCCTCGCCCAGCACGCCGGCGAAGTTGCACGCGGGCTCGAAGTCCGTTTGTGGCAGGTAGCTGGAGAAGAAGATCTTGCCATCAGCCGTGAGGGCTGCCGACAGGTTCTTCTCGCCGATCGTGGCGAGACGCAGGAGCCAGCCTTGGGTACCGTTTAGCTGCTCCGAACTCGGCGCCACGTTTTCGGTGATGTCGAGCAGGGCGCTCTCCAGGATGGGATCGGGATACAACACGGTGACGCCGTCTTCGTCCAACGGCGGCGCGAAGATGTTGCCGTCGCGCAGCATGTAGAAGCGATCGTCCACGGTGGTACTCAGGGGGCTGGCGCGGTGGCCGGTGCCCAAGGCGACCGTTAGGAAGGAGCCGTACACCTCGTCCAGCACGCGCGAGATGCTGGGCGCATAGTAGAAGCGACGGTTGCCCGTGTCGCCCTCGGCGCCGAGATCGGCGAAGAGCGTGCCACTGGTGTCCCCAGGTCCTTCGGAGCTCGAGGGCAGGTCCGTGATATCGAAGCGCCACACATGGCCGCCCATGTCACCCACGTAAAGGCGATCCGCGAGGCCGTCGCCCCCGGTGTCCACCACGGCCACGTCCGACGGGATGCTGTTCACCATGCCGTCGATCACGAGGTTCGGCGTGCCGCCGGCCGCCTCTGCCGGGCCCGCCCACCACAGGCGTTGACCGGTCAGGGCATCGATGATGAAGACCGCCCGGCCCATGTCGTCGGCCTTCGTTGGGCCAACGGCGTCCTGGGTGAGCGGATCGTAGCCGCCGCCCATCACCAGCACGGTGCGTGCTTCGCCACCGACCGTCATGCTGGCGACGGTGGACGCAGACCAGCTCTGACCCATTTCAGCGAAGTCTCCCGTGCCGCCCTTGAGGGTCCAGGCCAGGGTGGGCTGATTCGGGTTGTCGCCCGGGATGCGCAGGGCGAAGTAGTCGCGCCCGCCGCGGCGCATGGAGAAGTACACCCACAGCGTTTCGCCGGGTTCCACCACGCGATCGCCGTCGTCGTCCTGGATCCAGAAGCTCAGGGGGCCATCGAGGCCATAGCCCTTGCGGGAGGGATTGAGGACCTCGTTGTCGAGCAGGCCGTACAGCTTGCCGAGCAGCTCCGAGGGGATGAAGGACCAATCCTCCAGCGCCTCGGCGTCATCGGCGGGCTGCACGTTGATGGCGTGGAAGTAGCCGTCGTTGGTGGCGACGAACATCTTGAGGCTCGTGTCCCCGGAGGTGTCGGCAAAGGTGACCAGCGTGGGGTTGCTGTGCAGGGGATCGCCGAACAGGGGCGCTGCATTGCCTTCGCTGTCGAGGCCGCTCAGCACCTGGATGGCCGCGTCGCGCTGGTCCACTTCCACGTTGAGCATGGCGGCGGTGACGAGATCGTTCGCCACCTCGAAGCGGTTCTCCGGAAGCCACAGATCCACGTTGCCGCGGGCAAAGGCCGTGTCGGTGAAGATCGAGCGTGCCGTGCCCATGCGGTTGCGGATACCGCCCTTGGTCACGTCTGCGCCGTCCGCCTCGCTGGTCCAGAAGCTGCGCGCATCGCCGAAGAACTTACCTTCCTGGTCGATCGCCATGCGCCCGTCAGCGTCAACGATCTCCATCGTGGGCTCGGCACCTTCAGGGCCCGCCACTTCGGCGAGTCGATACTTCTTGATGTTGCCCGACCAGTGCGGTCTTGCGCTCGGCACGAACATGGTGAAGAACAGGTCATCGCTGTTCACGAGGCGGTTGAAGCCATCCACCGCCACGGCCGGTGACTGGAAGGAGTCGTTGTCCGCATTGATGTCCTCGAACACCTCGCTCAGGGCGTCGGCGAGTTCGAGCGTGTCGTTGGCCGTGTAGTAGCCGGGAAGCTCCAGGCCCGGTCGCAGGGCGGTGGCGGTGTCCAGCAGCAGCGGATCATCCGTGAAGAAGCCGATGGTGTAGGTGAGGGCGTTGTTGTTCACCTCATCGCCGCTTTCGGTTTCCTCGAAGGAATCGGCGAGATCGTTCTCGGACATCCAAAGCGACAGCTCATCGAGGCAGCTGCCGCTGCACTCGCCGCCGTTCAGGCCGGCGATCGCCTCGTCCGCCTCCTGGTCTTCCACCGGCAGGCCGTCGGTGAGCAGCACCACGTAGTTGGCCTGGCACAGCTCCGTGAGCGGGCTGCGGTAGATGTCGCCGTCGCGTGAGCCGGGCGCGGAGGGCAGCGGGTCACCGCCGTTGCCGAGGGAGTCCAGGCCGAAGTTCACTGGGCCGCCCGTCAGGTAGCTCTGCGCTTCCAACATGGTCTCCGCCAGGGGCGTGTCGCCGCCGGGCTGGAGCTCCTCGATGGCGTCGATCAGGGCCGTGCGATTGGCCGGGTCGTTTACGCTCGAGACCGGGTGCACGACCATGCCGCCGGAGGAGTTTGAGGAGAAGCGCATGAGGCCGACGTTGACGCCGCCGACGCCGGCGATCAGGTCCTGACCCACGTCCTTCAGCACTTCCATGCGGGTGCTGACGCGCTCGCCGCGATCGCCGTTGATCCAGTTGATGTAGTTGGCGCTGTACATCGTGTAGATGTCCTCGCCGTCCCAGTCGAGTTCGTTCTCATCGCTTTCGGTCCAGGGGAACTCGTCGTTTTCGTCTTCGTCCCCCAGGTCACCGTCTTCGTCTTCTTCTTCGTCTTCACCGCCTACATCGTCGAGCGCCGCGATGGCGTACGTGCGCTCGGTGTCGATGCCATCGCCGTGCACGCCACGGTCCGACTCACACTCGACGGGACGCAGCTCACCGGGCGGGTCACCGAACTCGGCGACGGCGATCTTCTCCCACTGCTTGTCGTTCTTGTCCCACTGGGCGAAGCGGTCGGTGTACAGACCCGCCGTGAGCAAGCCCTCGCTGGCGGCGTCGCAGAAGAACGACGTGGCGAGGGTGTACTGCAGGCTGAAGCCGGTGCACTCGGGCAGCTGGATGTTGCTGTCCTGGCGCACGTAGTAGATGCGGTCTAGGACGCACGCACCCTCGTAGATGGTGCCGGGGTCGTACTCCTCGCTCACCACCAGCTCGCTGCCCATGCTGCCCGAGGTGTCCAGGATCATCAGGACGTTGGGGTCTGCCGGGGGAATGGCTTGGACGAAGATCTCCGTGTCGTCGGCAGCGGCAGCGCCGGCGAGGAGCGTGACGGTGCAGGCGATCAATCCTGTTGACCACGATGTTGTCAGGCGATGTTCGGGCGCCGCGGCGGCGTCGATGCGATTACCCATGATGATTCCTCCAGCTTCCCTCTGGTGGTAACCGCTCACTGACGCAGCAGGATGCGGGTGACGACGAGTGATTTCGGATCGTAGAACACGGTGGCGCCCCGATCCCGGTTGAGCTCGGCCTGCGACAGGGTGAGGCGTCGTCCCCCCTGGCTCGCCACCGTGTTGCTGTCCACGCGTAGCGTGAGCTCAGGACACTGATCGCAGCGGCGCGTGCGAATCGTCCCGGAGGTGGTGGAGGTCAGGGCGAGGTCCAGGTACGGGCTCTCCGCAGCGTGCTCGCGAATCACCATCTCATTCGGGTGCAGTGCGTTGGCGCCGGTGCTCGCGCCCAGGGCCAGAAGCAGCGACAACGTTGCGGGCCATCGAGCGATACGATTCGTTCGGTTCATGGGTGTGGTCCTTCAGGTAGTCGCGTCGCTGATCAGGGCGTGGGAGCGACGATGTAGAAGCCCGCCGTATTGTCGGCGTTAGCTCCGCGTTGGGAGGTGACGGTGGTGCTGTCGACCTGGAAGTGCACGGTCACGCTCGCGCCCTGTTCCCACCCGATCGGCACAGCGTCGGAAAATCCGCTGAACGTGGTGGTG encodes the following:
- a CDS encoding PilC/PilY family type IV pilus protein; this encodes MGNRIDAAAAPEHRLTTSWSTGLIACTVTLLAGAAAADDTEIFVQAIPPADPNVLMILDTSGSMGSELVVSEEYDPGTIYEGACVLDRIYYVRQDSNIQLPECTGFSLQYTLATSFFCDAASEGLLTAGLYTDRFAQWDKNDKQWEKIAVAEFGDPPGELRPVECESDRGVHGDGIDTERTYAIAALDDVGGEDEEEDEDGDLGDEDENDEFPWTESDENELDWDGEDIYTMYSANYINWINGDRGERVSTRMEVLKDVGQDLIAGVGGVNVGLMRFSSNSSGGMVVHPVSSVNDPANRTALIDAIEELQPGGDTPLAETMLEAQSYLTGGPVNFGLDSLGNGGDPLPSAPGSRDGDIYRSPLTELCQANYVVLLTDGLPVEDQEADEAIAGLNGGECSGSCLDELSLWMSENDLADSFEETESGDEVNNNALTYTIGFFTDDPLLLDTATALRPGLELPGYYTANDTLELADALSEVFEDINADNDSFQSPAVAVDGFNRLVNSDDLFFTMFVPSARPHWSGNIKKYRLAEVAGPEGAEPTMEIVDADGRMAIDQEGKFFGDARSFWTSEADGADVTKGGIRNRMGTARSIFTDTAFARGNVDLWLPENRFEVANDLVTAAMLNVEVDQRDAAIQVLSGLDSEGNAAPLFGDPLHSNPTLVTFADTSGDTSLKMFVATNDGYFHAINVQPADDAEALEDWSFIPSELLGKLYGLLDNEVLNPSRKGYGLDGPLSFWIQDDDGDRVVEPGETLWVYFSMRRGGRDYFALRIPGDNPNQPTLAWTLKGGTGDFAEMGQSWSASTVASMTVGGEARTVLVMGGGYDPLTQDAVGPTKADDMGRAVFIIDALTGQRLWWAGPAEAAGGTPNLVIDGMVNSIPSDVAVVDTGGDGLADRLYVGDMGGHVWRFDITDLPSSSEGPGDTSGTLFADLGAEGDTGNRRFYYAPSISRVLDEVYGSFLTVALGTGHRASPLSTTVDDRFYMLRDGNIFAPPLDEDGVTVLYPDPILESALLDITENVAPSSEQLNGTQGWLLRLATIGEKNLSAALTADGKIFFSSYLPQTDFEPACNFAGVLGEGRLYTADLVSGAPVLLDDGIDDGGITPEDRFQDLDAGGIPPTPRLIFTECDGPCLSENPGGDDGDEDGDGGEEDDVENGVSGTGCENPFSQVTLLIGTETGDPGICNAPVRTFWRQNK
- a CDS encoding type IV pilin protein, which encodes MGAPSLTLRRQHISTTAAGPSRPPQATAGFTLTEMLIVVAIITIIAAFALPNYGKQMERTRRTDAQDALLQIAAEQEKFYIDNNTYTATLSQLGFPDEVSSNGYYALAATVPDAGDSYTITATPVAGGAQANDTLCTSLSYDHTGRRTATDGSNDTTAECWR